The genomic window TATCTATTATACATAAGATTGTATTTAGTTACAGTCATTGATTGTTACATGTTCGTCACTAATTACACTTGTATATATAAATGACAATAAAAAGACGAATTACTATTATGCACTCTCTTTATATTGTCCCAATTGTATCATCATTGTACACAGATTAACATTTTAAAGAAAAAGTAGCACGTATTCCACGCTAAAAAAAAGCGCAAGCGCCTTGCTAAGCCTCGACCAGCTTAAAACGTACCCCGCGTGAAGGGACTCCCTCCGGAGGGGATGCGCTTAAGACCAAACTGCCGGTAAAAAACAAAAAGCACAACAAGGTCAAAAACCATGTTGTGCTGCTTGACTATTATTCACCTGTAACGTATGGAAGTAATGCCATTGTACGACTGCGCTTAATTGCACGAGTTAACATACGTTGATACTTCGCGTTAGTTCCTGTTACACGACGTGGTAAAATCTTACCGCGCTCAGAGATGAACTTTTTAAGAAGATCTACATCTTTATAGTCGATGTGTGTAATACCGTTAGAAGTAAAATAACACACTTTACGACGCTTACGACCGCCTCTGCGTCCTCCTGCCATGTAAATTACCTCCTTCCATTATTAATTTTTTATATTAACGTTCTTGTTTTAGAATGGTAAGTCATCGTCTGAGATGTCAATTGGTTGTCCATCATTTGCAAATGGATCATCATCTAGACGTGTGTGACCACCTTGGTTTTGGTTGTTATTATTTCTTTGCGGTTGGTTCTGATTAGGTGGATAAGAATATCCTTGGTTTTGATTGCCTCCACCGTATGGATTCCCACCACGCTGTTGCTGTTGATCATAATTGCCACCGCCGCCACCGCCACCAGTGCCCCGAGGCTCAAGAAATTGTACAGTTTCTGCTACAACTTCTGTTACGTATACACGCTGCCCATTTTGATTGTCATAATTACGAGTTTGAATACGGCCATCTACCCCAGCAAGAGATCCTTTTTTAAGGAA from Bacillus sp. HMF5848 includes these protein-coding regions:
- the rpsR gene encoding 30S ribosomal protein S18, producing the protein MAGGRRGGRKRRKVCYFTSNGITHIDYKDVDLLKKFISERGKILPRRVTGTNAKYQRMLTRAIKRSRTMALLPYVTGE
- the ssb gene encoding single-stranded DNA-binding protein, translated to MLNRVVLVGRLTKDPELRYTPSGVAVATFTLAVNRAFTNQQGEREADFINCVVWRKPAENVANFLKKGSLAGVDGRIQTRNYDNQNGQRVYVTEVVAETVQFLEPRGTGGGGGGGNYDQQQQRGGNPYGGGNQNQGYSYPPNQNQPQRNNNNQNQGGHTRLDDDPFANDGQPIDISDDDLPF